From a single Streptomyces sp. 1331.2 genomic region:
- a CDS encoding NADP-dependent isocitrate dehydrogenase, with product MTDSTIIYTHTDEAPALATYSFLPVVQAYASTAGVRVETRDISLAGRIIASFPERLTEAQRIGDALSELGDLAKTPSANIIKLPNISASVPQLKAAIAELQAQGYALPDYPDDPQTDEDKDVRARYDKVKGSAVNPVLREGNSDRRAPQSVKNYAKTHPHRMGAWTADSKTNVATMGRNDFASTEKSTVIAADGALRIELLGEDGTTTVLREKVPVLAGEVVDASVMRAAALNEFLAAQVARAKAEGVLFSVHLKATMMKVSDPIIFGHVVRAFFPKTFAKYGEVLVAAGLNPNNGLGGILAGLDNVPHLGAEIKASFEAELAEGPALAMVDSDKGITNLHVPSDVIVDASMPAMIRTSGHMWGPDGQEADTLAVLPDSSYAGVYQAVIDDCRANGALDPATIGSVPNVGLMAQKAEEYGSHDKTFEIAAAGTVRLVDTEGNVVLEQAVQPGDIFRACQTKDLPIQDWVKLAVTRARATGDPAVFWLDENRAHDAVLIEKVKRYLPEHDTTGLQIEIKSPVEATTFSLERIRRGENTISVTGNVLRDYLTDLFPILELGTSAKMLSVVPLMAGGGLFETGAGGSAPKHVQQLVKENYLRWDSLGEFFALAASFEHLATTTGNARAQVLADTLDRATGTFLNEDKSPSRRLGGIDNRGSHFYLATYWAQELAKQTADAELAQAFAGLAEALTSQEQVIVDELIAVQGSPVDLGGYYQPDPAKAAAVMRPSKTFNEALANLG from the coding sequence ATGACTGACTCGACCATCATCTATACGCACACCGACGAGGCTCCGGCCCTGGCGACCTACTCGTTCCTGCCGGTCGTCCAGGCCTACGCCTCGACCGCGGGTGTACGGGTGGAGACCCGCGACATCTCCCTGGCCGGGCGGATCATCGCGAGCTTCCCGGAGCGTCTGACCGAGGCCCAGCGGATCGGCGACGCCCTGTCCGAGCTGGGTGACCTGGCCAAGACCCCGAGCGCCAACATCATCAAGCTGCCGAACATCTCGGCCTCCGTGCCGCAGCTGAAGGCCGCCATCGCCGAGCTGCAGGCCCAGGGCTACGCCCTGCCGGACTACCCGGACGACCCGCAGACCGACGAGGACAAGGACGTCCGCGCCCGTTACGACAAGGTCAAGGGCAGCGCCGTCAACCCGGTCCTGCGCGAGGGCAACTCGGACCGCCGCGCCCCGCAGTCGGTCAAGAACTACGCCAAGACCCACCCGCACCGCATGGGCGCCTGGACGGCCGACTCCAAGACCAACGTCGCCACCATGGGCCGGAACGACTTCGCGAGCACCGAGAAGTCCACCGTGATCGCCGCCGACGGCGCCCTGCGCATCGAGCTGCTGGGCGAGGACGGCACCACCACCGTGCTGCGCGAGAAGGTGCCGGTGCTGGCCGGCGAGGTCGTCGACGCCTCCGTGATGCGCGCCGCCGCCCTGAACGAGTTCCTGGCCGCCCAGGTGGCCCGCGCCAAGGCCGAGGGCGTGCTGTTCTCGGTGCACCTCAAGGCCACCATGATGAAGGTCTCCGACCCGATCATCTTCGGCCACGTCGTGCGCGCCTTCTTCCCGAAGACCTTCGCGAAGTACGGCGAGGTCCTCGTCGCCGCCGGTCTGAACCCGAACAACGGCCTCGGCGGCATCCTGGCCGGCCTCGACAACGTGCCGCACCTGGGCGCCGAGATCAAGGCCTCCTTCGAGGCCGAGCTGGCCGAGGGCCCGGCCCTGGCCATGGTCGACTCCGACAAGGGCATCACCAACCTGCACGTGCCGAGCGACGTCATCGTCGACGCCTCGATGCCGGCCATGATCCGCACCTCCGGCCACATGTGGGGCCCGGACGGCCAGGAGGCCGACACCCTCGCCGTGCTGCCGGACAGCAGCTACGCCGGCGTGTACCAGGCCGTCATCGACGACTGCCGCGCCAACGGCGCCCTCGACCCGGCCACCATCGGCTCGGTGCCGAACGTCGGCCTGATGGCGCAGAAGGCCGAGGAGTACGGCTCGCACGACAAGACCTTCGAGATCGCGGCCGCGGGCACCGTCCGCCTGGTCGACACCGAGGGCAACGTGGTGCTGGAGCAGGCCGTCCAGCCGGGCGACATCTTCCGCGCCTGCCAGACCAAGGACCTGCCGATCCAGGACTGGGTCAAGCTGGCCGTCACCCGCGCCCGCGCCACCGGCGACCCGGCGGTGTTCTGGCTGGACGAGAACCGCGCCCACGACGCCGTGCTGATCGAGAAGGTCAAGCGGTACCTGCCGGAGCACGACACCACCGGCCTGCAGATCGAGATCAAGTCCCCGGTCGAGGCCACCACCTTCTCGCTGGAGCGCATCCGCCGCGGCGAGAACACCATCTCGGTGACCGGTAACGTCCTGCGCGACTACCTGACCGACCTGTTCCCGATCCTGGAGCTGGGCACCAGCGCCAAGATGCTGTCGGTCGTCCCGCTGATGGCGGGCGGCGGCCTGTTCGAGACCGGCGCCGGTGGCTCCGCCCCGAAGCACGTCCAGCAGCTGGTCAAGGAGAACTACCTGCGCTGGGACAGCCTGGGCGAGTTCTTCGCGCTGGCCGCCAGCTTCGAGCACCTGGCCACCACCACCGGCAACGCCCGCGCCCAGGTGCTGGCCGACACCCTGGACCGCGCCACCGGTACCTTCCTCAACGAGGACAAGTCGCCGAGCCGCCGCCTCGGTGGCATCGACAACCGCGGCAGCCACTTCTACCTGGCCACCTACTGGGCCCAGGAGCTGGCCAAGCAGACCGCCGACGCCGAGCTGGCCCAGGCCTTCGCGGGCCTGGCCGAGGCGCTGACCTCGCAGGAGCAGGTCATCGTGGACGAGCTGATCGCCGTCCAGGGCTCGCCGGTCGACCTCGGCGGCTACTACCAGCCGGACCCGGCCAAGGCCGCCGCCGTGATGCGTCCGTCCAAGACCTTCAACGAGGCGCTCGCCAACCTCGGCTGA
- a CDS encoding cytochrome c oxidase assembly protein, whose product MHHHGGMTRLGPFTFSNVWTWSPDWVFLIGGLVLLGLYAAGVVRLYRRGDRWPVGRMVGWAAGVATLLLVTCSGLNDYGMVLFSAHMIQHMVLSMLTPILLLLGAPITLALRALRPAGKGRPRGPRELLVALLHSRYVRIVSHPAFTIPLFIASLYGVYFTPLFDFLMQYRLGHIAMMVHFLLTGLAFFWPIMGVDPGPHRPGHVLRIIELFMGMPFHAFFGVAVMMAAHPLVTTFTAEGAPPGTDLLEDQKLAGGITWAFGEIPTAIVLIALVYQWMGSEQRQARRRDRAEDRSGDAELEAYNAYLASLHKRDRRPGAAEAG is encoded by the coding sequence ATGCACCACCACGGCGGGATGACCCGGCTAGGCCCGTTCACCTTCTCCAACGTCTGGACCTGGTCCCCGGACTGGGTGTTCCTGATCGGCGGCCTGGTCCTCCTGGGGCTCTACGCGGCGGGCGTGGTCCGGCTGTACCGGCGCGGCGACCGCTGGCCGGTCGGCCGGATGGTCGGCTGGGCGGCCGGCGTCGCCACCCTGCTGCTGGTGACCTGCAGCGGGCTGAACGACTACGGCATGGTGCTGTTCAGCGCGCACATGATCCAGCACATGGTGCTCTCCATGCTGACGCCGATCCTGCTGCTGCTGGGCGCCCCGATCACCCTGGCGCTGCGGGCTCTGCGCCCGGCCGGCAAGGGCCGCCCGCGCGGGCCGCGCGAGCTGCTGGTGGCGCTGCTGCACAGCCGGTACGTCCGGATCGTCTCGCACCCGGCGTTCACCATCCCGCTGTTCATCGCGAGCCTGTACGGGGTCTACTTCACCCCGCTGTTCGACTTCCTGATGCAGTACCGCCTCGGGCACATCGCCATGATGGTGCACTTCCTCCTCACCGGCCTGGCCTTCTTCTGGCCGATCATGGGCGTGGATCCGGGCCCGCACCGCCCCGGCCACGTGCTGCGGATCATCGAGCTGTTCATGGGGATGCCGTTCCACGCGTTCTTCGGCGTGGCGGTGATGATGGCCGCCCACCCGCTGGTCACCACCTTCACCGCGGAGGGCGCGCCGCCCGGGACGGACCTGCTGGAGGACCAGAAGCTGGCCGGCGGGATCACCTGGGCGTTCGGCGAGATCCCGACCGCGATCGTGCTGATCGCCCTGGTCTACCAGTGGATGGGCTCCGAGCAGCGGCAGGCCCGCCGCCGTGACCGCGCCGAGGACCGTTCCGGCGACGCCGAGCTCGAGGCGTACAACGCCTACCTGGCCTCGCTGCACAAGCGCGACCGGCGCCCGGGCGCGGCCGAGGCGGGCTGA
- a CDS encoding SAV_915 family protein, translating into MARVVWHVPVTASGTGSTTALRLFRLRDGRRCAVGFSSPEALAALLGPDQAYTELGEPALRGLTAPLGVDSLVLDPRLVAPPAAPAAPLAPAPTAQLQHR; encoded by the coding sequence ATGGCCCGCGTCGTCTGGCACGTTCCGGTCACCGCCTCCGGCACCGGAAGCACCACCGCACTCCGCCTCTTCCGCCTGCGCGACGGCCGCCGCTGCGCGGTCGGATTCTCCAGCCCCGAAGCCCTCGCCGCCCTCCTCGGACCGGACCAGGCGTACACCGAACTCGGCGAACCCGCCCTGCGCGGGCTCACCGCCCCGCTCGGGGTCGACTCCCTCGTCCTGGACCCCCGGTTGGTCGCCCCGCCCGCCGCCCCGGCCGCACCGCTCGCCCCGGCCCCGACCGCACAGCTCCAGCACCGGTGA
- a CDS encoding NAD-dependent epimerase/dehydratase family protein has product MAAEQGAAAGTTVALTGATGFIGSEVLAALRARGARVRALARRVPEGARPGTVWVPGDLADATALADLCEGAGVLVHLASRVDGRTEECEAVNVRGAAAVMAAATRAGVPRIVHLSTSAVYGEGPHAGIEVDEVRPAPLSEASRTRLLGERHALAAGACVLRPGLVTGTGDRWVVPALAELVRRVPGRWEGGEARISLVDRTDLARLITALALDGRGAPPGVHHASHPEPVRSGDLIAALAALGLLPVPDGPDLPWEECRRLLAAAPGQVSERQFALIARDHWYRSEAVWRLAACPPGPGPLARLPQATAWYRAALGS; this is encoded by the coding sequence ATGGCAGCGGAACAGGGAGCTGCGGCGGGGACCACGGTCGCGCTGACCGGCGCGACCGGCTTCATCGGCTCCGAGGTGCTGGCGGCCCTCCGGGCGCGCGGCGCACGGGTACGGGCACTGGCCCGCAGGGTGCCGGAGGGTGCCCGTCCCGGCACCGTCTGGGTGCCGGGCGACCTCGCCGACGCGACGGCGCTGGCGGACCTCTGCGAGGGCGCCGGGGTGCTGGTCCACCTGGCCTCCCGGGTCGACGGCCGCACCGAGGAGTGCGAGGCGGTCAACGTGCGGGGCGCGGCCGCGGTGATGGCCGCCGCCACCCGCGCCGGGGTGCCCCGGATCGTCCACCTCTCGACCTCGGCCGTGTACGGGGAGGGCCCGCACGCGGGCATCGAGGTCGACGAGGTGCGGCCCGCCCCGCTGTCCGAGGCCAGCCGCACCCGGCTGCTCGGCGAGCGCCACGCCCTGGCGGCCGGCGCCTGCGTGCTGCGCCCCGGGCTGGTGACCGGGACGGGCGACCGCTGGGTGGTGCCCGCCCTGGCCGAGCTGGTCCGCCGGGTGCCGGGCCGCTGGGAGGGCGGCGAGGCCCGGATCTCGCTGGTGGACCGCACCGATCTGGCCCGGCTGATCACCGCGCTCGCCCTGGACGGCCGGGGCGCCCCGCCCGGCGTCCACCACGCCTCCCACCCCGAGCCGGTCCGCAGCGGCGACCTGATCGCCGCGCTGGCCGCGCTCGGGCTGCTGCCCGTGCCGGACGGCCCGGACCTGCCGTGGGAGGAGTGCCGCCGGCTGCTGGCGGCCGCCCCCGGCCAGGTGTCCGAGCGCCAGTTCGCCCTGATCGCCCGCGACCACTGGTACCGCAGCGAGGCCGTCTGGCGCCTGGCCGCCTGCCCGCCCGGCCCCGGCCCGCTCGCCCGCCTCCCGCAGGCCACGGCCTGGTACCGCGCGGCGCTCGGCAGCTGA